One region of Faecalibacter bovis genomic DNA includes:
- a CDS encoding TrmH family RNA methyltransferase gives MLSNNVIKIITSLGSKKYRQKYNLFVVEGVKNIGEVIKSSIKVKELFITEDLWPEEKSIKKTIIDEKDLKKISYLTTPNVGLALCELPQNTDLKNFEGLAIALDDIRDPGNLGTIVRLADWFGIEHVLCTKESVDLYNPKVIMSTMGSFSRVNVHYIDLKEYLQNYKGNIFGTFMEGDSIYGNELPQEGILVMGNEANGISKEIENLTTHKISIPFFGKNGSTESLNVAVATSVILGEFKSQFSKKN, from the coding sequence ATGTTATCGAATAACGTTATAAAAATAATAACTTCTTTAGGATCTAAAAAATATAGACAAAAATATAATTTGTTTGTCGTAGAAGGTGTTAAAAATATAGGAGAAGTTATAAAAAGTTCTATAAAAGTTAAAGAATTATTTATTACTGAGGATTTGTGGCCTGAAGAAAAATCGATTAAGAAAACTATAATCGATGAAAAAGATTTAAAGAAAATTAGTTATTTAACGACTCCAAATGTTGGATTAGCTTTATGTGAGCTTCCTCAAAATACAGATTTAAAAAATTTCGAAGGATTAGCTATTGCATTAGATGATATACGCGATCCAGGGAATTTGGGAACAATAGTACGATTAGCTGACTGGTTTGGGATCGAGCATGTTTTGTGTACGAAAGAGTCGGTGGATTTGTATAATCCTAAAGTAATTATGTCTACAATGGGTTCATTTTCTCGTGTAAATGTTCATTACATTGATCTAAAAGAATATTTACAAAATTACAAAGGAAATATTTTCGGAACCTTTATGGAAGGTGATTCTATTTACGGAAATGAACTTCCACAAGAAGGAATTTTAGTAATGGGTAACGAGGCGAATGGTATTTCTAAAGAAATTGAAAATTTAACAACTCATAAAATAAGTATTCCATTTTTTGGTAAAAATGGTAGCACTGAAAGTCTTAATGTAGCAGTTGCAACAAGTGTTATTTTGGGTGAATTTAAATCGCAATTTTCTAAGAAAAATTAA
- the tamL gene encoding translocation and assembly module lipoprotein TamL, producing MRKKITANIALIYGLTLILSGCSTTEKVPEGEYLFVKNNFDYDDNDPDIKKKKKNIDADLSEYVKQKPAAKFLGFIPLWQWVYNWSPKELDQTFEEYYRVDENNRNQKLLDSLLTKNNLPQYVGQNLWKERFFYHKGDAPVLLDEELSEFSAENLNRLFHDKGYFDSKVVVDYDKNEKAKKAETNYHIELGEPSYIESFKNKISDREIKEFLTEDRDQYNGINLFGKRKIVRTNYMSESKIVAGKQYNFDDFENERDRIVDLLKNRGYYDFNDSGEDLYFEADTLKSDKRLDVTLFIDKFVQDTLVKDSTRQFLRYNWGNINVYTDARSNNNINYDSINSEEYDGYTINYIGNKKYKPRYYTDAFVIRPGQIFRQRQEIQTKRNIFKRENLNLHKFDVIRRDSLLDVNVYFTPKKKYDLNLFLESYASQYMNFAISPGVTLTTRNLFGGGENLETTLKGNLGSVDKDFTDSDKFLNAYEIALETRLKLPYLLAPKFIESWVPRRFVSESYIRMNASTQRNVGLDRVSYGFGLDMDLTSGEFQHKISFFNTEFVNNSKKDRYYTIFQADNDRKNIVLNDYFQYNDTYLDDYNNGLITDDEMTDIIQDDIGYRNSLTGDEARNYVAFEDMLYRKASISQNILINSFIYQFTYNQENAFRTVPNPWYGSARIELAGNLLNVLDKTFGFNKGYDELGNETGMVFGIPYSQFIKFDLEVRKKWKVGLNSEVATRGAFGIIKPYGNTDFTPFVRSYSAGGSNDVRGWWPLTLGPADRPAMSDVNRESLAFESMKLLFNAEYRYRMTDMFEVAYFLDAGNIWSVTDDRAEYKFKFSEFYKQFGIGTGFGLRMHIGNFAIVRFDLGYKLYNPAYQEGDRWQFDNINILKPRLHFGINYPF from the coding sequence ATGCGTAAAAAAATCACTGCAAATATAGCACTTATCTATGGCTTAACTTTAATTTTATCTGGTTGTAGTACGACAGAGAAAGTTCCTGAAGGTGAGTATTTATTTGTGAAAAATAATTTTGATTACGATGACAACGATCCGGACATCAAAAAGAAGAAAAAAAATATAGATGCTGATCTTAGTGAATATGTAAAGCAAAAACCTGCCGCAAAGTTTTTAGGCTTTATTCCTCTATGGCAATGGGTTTATAATTGGTCTCCAAAAGAATTGGACCAAACTTTCGAGGAATATTATCGCGTCGATGAAAACAATCGTAACCAAAAATTATTAGATAGTTTACTTACAAAAAATAATCTACCACAATATGTTGGTCAGAATTTGTGGAAAGAACGTTTTTTCTATCACAAAGGTGATGCACCAGTATTATTAGATGAAGAATTATCTGAATTTTCTGCTGAAAATTTGAATCGCCTTTTTCATGATAAAGGTTATTTCGACTCGAAAGTAGTTGTGGATTATGATAAAAATGAGAAGGCTAAAAAAGCTGAAACTAATTATCATATAGAATTAGGTGAACCATCTTATATCGAAAGTTTTAAAAATAAAATTTCTGACAGAGAGATTAAAGAATTTTTAACCGAAGATCGTGATCAATACAACGGAATAAACCTTTTCGGGAAGCGTAAAATCGTGCGCACGAACTACATGTCAGAATCTAAAATTGTTGCTGGTAAACAATATAATTTTGATGATTTTGAAAATGAACGTGACCGTATTGTCGATTTATTAAAAAATCGTGGTTATTATGATTTTAATGATTCTGGTGAAGATTTATACTTCGAAGCGGATACGCTTAAAAGTGATAAACGACTTGATGTAACTCTATTTATCGACAAATTTGTACAAGACACTTTGGTAAAAGATAGTACAAGACAATTTTTAAGATACAACTGGGGAAATATTAACGTTTACACAGATGCAAGATCAAATAATAATATTAATTACGATTCTATAAACTCTGAAGAATATGATGGGTATACCATTAATTATATTGGAAATAAAAAATACAAACCTCGTTATTATACAGACGCTTTTGTCATAAGACCTGGTCAAATTTTTAGACAACGACAAGAAATTCAAACGAAAAGAAATATTTTCAAAAGAGAGAATTTAAACTTACATAAATTTGATGTAATTCGTCGTGATTCTTTGTTGGATGTTAATGTATATTTTACTCCAAAAAAGAAGTACGATCTTAATCTATTTTTAGAAAGTTACGCTTCTCAATACATGAATTTTGCTATATCTCCCGGGGTTACGCTAACAACTCGTAATTTATTTGGAGGTGGTGAAAATTTAGAAACTACTTTAAAAGGAAATCTTGGATCTGTTGATAAAGATTTTACAGATAGCGATAAGTTTTTAAATGCATACGAAATTGCCTTAGAAACTCGTCTTAAATTACCTTATTTATTAGCACCAAAATTCATCGAAAGTTGGGTTCCTAGAAGATTCGTGTCTGAATCTTACATCCGCATGAATGCTAGTACCCAACGCAATGTAGGATTGGATCGTGTATCGTATGGTTTCGGTTTAGATATGGATTTAACAAGTGGCGAATTTCAACACAAAATCTCGTTTTTTAATACCGAATTTGTTAATAACTCAAAGAAAGATCGCTATTACACTATTTTCCAAGCTGATAACGATCGTAAAAATATTGTTCTTAATGATTATTTCCAATACAATGATACCTATCTTGATGATTACAATAATGGTTTAATTACAGATGATGAGATGACCGACATTATCCAAGATGATATTGGGTATCGAAATTCATTAACAGGTGATGAAGCCAGAAATTATGTCGCTTTCGAAGATATGTTATACCGAAAAGCAAGTATTTCACAAAATATTTTAATCAATTCATTTATATATCAGTTTACCTACAATCAAGAAAATGCTTTTCGTACGGTTCCAAATCCTTGGTATGGATCTGCGAGAATCGAATTAGCTGGTAATTTATTGAATGTATTAGACAAAACTTTCGGATTTAATAAAGGTTATGATGAATTAGGAAATGAAACCGGAATGGTGTTCGGAATTCCATATTCACAATTCATAAAATTTGATTTAGAAGTTCGAAAAAAATGGAAAGTTGGCTTAAATTCAGAAGTTGCAACTCGTGGAGCATTTGGAATTATAAAACCATACGGCAATACAGATTTTACGCCATTTGTTCGTAGTTATTCTGCCGGTGGATCAAATGATGTTCGTGGTTGGTGGCCGTTAACTTTAGGTCCAGCCGATCGTCCAGCTATGTCAGATGTAAATCGTGAAAGTTTAGCTTTTGAAAGTATGAAATTACTTTTCAATGCAGAATACCGTTACCGTATGACTGATATGTTCGAAGTTGCTTATTTCTTAGACGCTGGTAACATTTGGTCTGTAACAGATGATCGTGCTGAATATAAATTCAAATTCAGCGAATTTTATAAACAATTTGGTATCGGAACTGGTTTCGGACTTAGAATGCACATCGGTAACTTTGCAATTGTACGTTTTGACCTTGGTTATAAACTATACAACCCTGCTTATCAAGAAGGTGATAGATGGCAATTTGACAATATAAATATCCTAAAACCAAGATTACACTTCGGAATTAATTATCCATTCTAA